Proteins encoded in a region of the Cardiocondyla obscurior isolate alpha-2009 linkage group LG18, Cobs3.1, whole genome shotgun sequence genome:
- the LOC139109673 gene encoding trichohyalin isoform X1, with protein MAEEERISTLLEKDDTDTSRSKDTYVPEEQTSDISISLIDIQMPETPDSTKGQTSDGDTSRLESPKTIKPVLGKIQAKKRLMAFANQFKALSKSQIKPNLSQHSTLKIKDKTIQDDANINKSRKKTEEKILAIEEIRREESKSKMLLAEAMAAASMEDENYTSRNVPGLFESTKRTKEKNKHRGINDNSKNKLIDRKYSERHRHRDRIDKDKNLSQDVKDRNESIERFTQKSSQDRDKNRKKDKKKKDDKDKRDNSKITPIRYKKEEGKDKKENEKEKEKQVETKEKTGTAKNKKENIKEKQTDMLEVEVDGKDKKEKDKDKWKDKVALKSSSWAEVRKSGLTFDDIIHIRRRDNSERSNVKVRTTQQDYTRHLEQMLMLNNHRLKRQALIAEGLEGPKKYPPESIKLTKRTRGLQLSYCENPRISLLLNISQLLQTVTPERREKIREICEASLPQIDTEDTMQQKRNWYHEINTIKSPKDSKWQTTIQLPKSKWDSEDEELSSINVAKKEVEKPINKLQVSINEQEGCSATSDLTNKDTINNPENIKEDNKSCEKIIENIITNDEASTSSSQSAGNEKLASEYEQFMKMVCTTSTDVTKEYSPKKNPVKSTSPHSYHEFDIESNLAEDSITLELPLTETFDRRDKQTFEGSIKSTECEGSILSTDCQIQINENIQIEHTSENNESEDSKSIPSDWENVRIKVERLSDENTESKEIKKKKKKRKIISSSDSSSSTTSSDSEKEKKKRKRKRKRKLSISSSSDSDSIDSSSTSSSDTSSSEERRKRKRKKKKKIEKKRKKAKRIARIRKKRRRKMSTDSNSDSDEHVKKRKKMKKKPKEVKSINNGDISKIISKSPIITSSADGAKILQSVTSVKKITEEAADENRKRSDQIASTKKTIVDVSIHDHDCLKQKKERKETKPDESFMEQWEMDSVSQQIDDDISSQDHIRESKKADDLEKNKYRKKRKHSRDNLEQEEDQSSKTNEENIHEGKTRSDEEVETKKKKRKEKDIKNSTEFLANWEREGERITQQINEAKHLKKLGKQKKEKWGETDFDTLNVPSLTQLEKEVCQKQLLADEWEVDSLEAISDLIMNKRKTNQSSLKKIEKEVRYDKKTDTYIAIEKESVREMKKKQERLCAIRIWEEEQEEGEREEMMLLEQKSKQRKTDDWDIEEESLFRKNPEEMEVCKINDIVAIEKEWGKTDEEKDIEETANKLPMKSSKRVKKSRWDMGSQSEEKPEVKDIWEEEYAEWSKINKCEQELEKTRKDEICSTDFYHKKPQSRESLERSWASEEATTGPAQLKKDSSVAHLISTKANEEQLASTKERQTRDQFKEILESDIKFQKKTLDLYSPSSPALSQKSQDVEGSSGSNSYNSLLCEKNKTETSDELLIPITGIPLQLTKLRDTKHAANEKIDDILNKVHLEDKDSVHSFDVTATDNLFDDISINESCSKLHTSENMDIFAEYKSEKSCGKQHAVNSIERPVTHTNDDEVNEEKNSLKLIPKQFLIRRTNEQVKSKRVLETSLQSPAQHAAALLTIQKKLLESHALKNDNDEYTTDEQADHFTHKYSIASNSGIDSTLLDTTNFSVVSKSSVITIRQSKSPTSEKAVSIRSEQSDSYDRESKNNDIKRYKANRNVSDTDASLDVQSLIREHRKRSPGKKDNEKYSHDKDRKEKKTDDAEKFDRRDMKGSKDFADRRRSSPSGRGKKRRSRSPYVSWEQQRSRSGSPGHSWSRSRSKSPKRKDEASTSTRDRDKKRERYDDERSGKSRSDERKERYTRSPPPPRFGYNEDNFKKYGPSKHNRDDWSRRKHDNVDRDHEKDTRMYDPMEILRERTVESEKYRDNRFHTEELDHTFWQYENSCVLRDGNESIDSYTVGQDLPLEYDDRTYYREGSLDRDTVQSSPQSQSKYKKRFNTRRERQWEKDKDHTDLDRHGHLRPRLRNRTPPRLRYSPMRQVSERFRRKSRSRSRSWSPLRSRTRSRSRSDSRSRSASRSRFRMRSQSRSRSRSPFDMRLKDKSASMSRLRSPEQFRTSAVRSSRSPSLGRDRLNEIERERNDDDENKKFNDCSERGRRIETIVQTGVIPGTNILDSEMNINSVDTAAPNFQYSNEIEGGNEYYYTENNLTYPPCMDESSTSSPKRLSLDDRLELELGIKKQQKDSVIASEYSSNFNSNVITYSSPPPQQPQQMMYRQQPTVVQVGNVLQVVPADFNGVQSARREMSVSAATPPVRSGSSQVVRVGNVLQVVPTSVDWSNSSKSNNSNSGGSSNQSSSTTDQSSGVLYSSTVPAPSPSTSSISMSVPIPVPVPLPVPPALPAAANTHAPVANIPSATPLPLSLPIPVPVPVPIPAATVTSFSRNEVQKSCITEVVQPVYNYEAILETRRKEREERKRLRELRRKEKERRRIERVNRRALRLLEKNNTSRQASGVLLDQRKGAIVDPSVLKALKEGDEQAESPPVNPVKEEEALTSIKEEYEDAAVDEDDDDDDDEGEAEAEADDDDEEEEEAEDEDEDDDDEKLQAINQRIEIDETMTTFSDTNKDQANIEIKREWPELPPPPLKGILVVPGFRRDTIPNGNLNDPDADDSIKEDSDKDEEIDKNNEYDEDVGLDTKSSKLKLNKIKRNKKSVQFADGIKPGEGTSPSGGEGDMPSPPPPKGTGFRDGLGDLRKNKIYSSRKSRKQEKRVRSPKTKKKVKVKIIKLKKPRITPLTAMMMDDSDEMDDRSPPPPPPGSPPPPHLWPSYLSIYNTTVRAIEQSQSTTTSLASLQAPPPPTPLPLLIPPPPLNYTIQPCSKS; from the exons ATGGCAGAAGAAGAAAGGATATCAACTCTTTTAG aaaaagatGATACTGATACATCTCGCTCAAAAGATACTTATGTTCCTGAAGAACAAACTTCAGACATCTCAATCTCCTTAATAGACATACAAATGCCAGAAACCCCAGACAGTACAAAAGGACAAACTAGTGATGGTGATACATCAAGATTAGAGAGTCCAAAGACAATAAAACCAGTACTTGGAAAAATTCAAGCTAAAAAACGGTTAATGGCATTTGCTAATCAGTTCAAAGCATTATCCAAATCTCAGATTAAACCAAACTTGTCTCAACATTccactttaaaaataaaagacaagaCTATTCAGGATgatgcaaatataaataaatcaagaaaaaagACAG aagaaaaaattttggcTATTGAAGAAATTCGAAGAGAGGAATCTAAAAGTAAAATGTTACTTGCAGAAGCTATGGCAGcag caAGTATGGAAGACGAAAATTATACTAGTAGAAACGTACCTGGTTTATTTGAAAGCACTAAAcgtacgaaagaaaaaaataaacacaGAGGAATAAACGacaatagtaaaaataaattaatagatcgAAAATATTCAGAAAG GCATCGACATCGTGATAGAATTGATAAAGATAAGAATTTAAGTCAGGACGTTAAAGATCGTAATGAAAGTATAGAACGTTTTACGCAAAAATCGTCTCAGGATAGAgacaaaaatagaaagaaagataaaaaaaagaaagacgataAAGATAAGCGAGATAATAGTAAGATTACCCCAATCCGCTacaagaaagaagaaggaaaggataaaaaagaaaatgaaaaagaaaaggagaaacaagtagagacaaaagaaaaaactggaacagcaaaaaataagaaagaaaatataaaggaGAAACAAACTGATATGTTGGAAGTGGAAGTAGATGGCAaggataaaaaagagaaagataaagacaAATGGAAGGACAAGGTAGCGTTAAAAAGTAGTTCGTGGGCGGAAGTACGAAAATCTGGATTAACTTTTGACGATATAATTCATATCAGAAGACGTGATAATTCAGAACGATCAAATGTGAAAGTCAG AACCACACAACAAGATTATACACGTCACCTAGAAcaaatgttaatgttaaataatcaTCGCTTAAAACGTCAAGCATTAATTGCTGAAGGACTTGAAGGACCTAAAAAGTATCCACCTGAATCGATTAAGTTAACGAAACGTACAAGGGGACTTCAATTATCATATTGTGAAAATCCGCggatttctcttttattaaacatttcgcAACTTTTACAAACTGTTACTCCTGAACGTCGCGAGAAAATTCGAGAGATATGCGAGGCATCTTTACCACA GATTGATACAGAAGATACTATGCAACAAAAGCGAAATTGGTATCatgaaataaatacaattaagtCTCCTAAAGATAGCAAATGGCAGACGACTATACAGCTTCCTAAATCAAAATGGGACAGTGAAGATGAGGAATTATCGTCTATTAACGTAGCAAAAAAAGAAGTTGAGAAACCTATAAACAAATTGCAGGTTTCCATAAATGAAC aagAGGGATGCTCGGCAACTTCTGATTTAACAAATAAAGATACAATAAATAACCCTGAAAATATAAAGGAAGATAATAAATCTTGTGAAAAAAtcattgaaaatataataacgaatGATGAAGCATCAACATCTTCCTCACAATCTGCCGGAAATGAAAAGCTAGCCTCTGAATATGAACAATTTATGAAAATGGTATGCACTACTTCTACTGATGTAACTAAAGAATATTCTCCAAAAAAGAATCCTGTTAAATCTACTTCTCCACATAGTTATCATGAGTTCGATATTGAATCTAATTTAGCTGAAGACAGCATAACTTTGGAATTACCATTGACAGAAACATTTGACAGAAGAGATAAGCAAACTTTCGAAGGTTCGATAAAGAGTACAGAATGCGAAGGATCTATTCTATCGACAGATTGtcaaatacaaattaatgaaaatatacaAATTGAACATACAAGCGAAAATAATGAATCTGAGGATTCTAAATCAATACCAAGTGATTGGGAAAATGTTAGAATAAAAGTTGAACGATTGAGTGACGAGAATACGGAAtctaaagaaataaagaaaaagaaaaagaaaaggaaaataatatcCAGCAGTGATTCGTCCAGTAGTACCACATCTTCGGattcagaaaaagaaaagaagaaaagaaaacgaaaacgGAAACGAAAATTGAGTATTTCGTCTTCTTCCGATTCAGACAGCATTGACAGTAGTAGTACCAGTAGTAGTGATACTAGTAGTTcagaagaaagaaggaaaagaaagcggaaaaagaaaaagaaaattgaaaagaaaaggaaaaaggcgAAACGTATTGcgcgaataagaaaaaagCGTAGAAGAAAGATGAGTACCGATTCCAACAGTGATTCTGATGAACACGtaaagaagaggaagaaaatgaaaaagaagccGAAAGAAGTTAAATCTATTAATAATGGAGATATAAGTAAGATAATATCAAAATCTCCTATAATAACATCGTCTGCAGatggagcaaagatattacaATCAGTAACGTCAGTAAAAAAGATTACAGAAGAAGCAGcagatgaaaatagaaaaaggtCCGATCAAATTGCATCAACGAAAAAAACCATCGTTGATGTGAGTATACACGATCATGATTgcttaaaacagaaaaaagaaagaaaagaaactaagCCCGACGAAAGTTTTATGGAACAATGGGAAATGGATTCTGTATCGCAACAAATTGATGACGACATTTCCAGTCAAGATCACATTAGAGAATCGAAAAAGGCAGATgatttggaaaaaaataaatatcgaaagaaaagaaaacataGTCGAGATAATCTTGAGCAAGAAGAAGATCAATCATCTAAAACCAATGAGGAAAATATTCATGAAGGAAAAACAAGATCAGATGAAGAAGttgaaacgaaaaagaaaaaaaggaaagaaaaagatattaaaaacagCACCGAATTTCTTGCAAATTGGGAAAGAGAGGGCGAACGTATTACTCAACAAATAAATGAAGCCAAGCATTTGAAAAAACTAGGAAagcagaaaaaagaaaaatggggAGAAACTGATTTTGACACATTAAATGTACCATCTTTAACACAGCTCGAAAAAGAGGTATGTCAAAAGCAGCTTTTAGCAGATGAGTGGGAAGTGGATAGTTTAGAAGCAATATCAGATTTGATTATGAATAAACGAAAAACCAATCAaagctcattaaaaaaaatagaaaaagaagttAGATACGATAAAAAAACAGATACTTACATTgcaatagaaaaagaaagtgtaagggaaatgaaaaaaaagcagGAACGTTTGTGTGCAATAAGAATATGGGAGGAGGAGCAAGAAGAAGGCGAACGAGAAGAGATGATGCTCTTAGAACAAAAAAGCAAGCAACGTAAAACAGATGATTGGGATATAGAGGAAGAATCTTTGTTTCGTAAAAATCCCGAAGAAATGgaagtttgtaaaattaacgATATTGTCGCGATAGAGAAAGAATGGGGTAAAACggacgaagaaaaagatatcgaagaaaccgcgaataaattaccCATGAAATCAAGTAAGCGGGTTAAAAAAAGTCGTTGGGATATGGGTTCTCAGTCCGAAGAAAAACCAGAAGTTAAAGATATATGGGAGGAAGAATATGCCGAGTGGTccaaaattaacaaatgtgaacaagaattagaaaaaacaagaaaagacGAAATTTGCAGTACAGATTTCTATCATAAAAAACCACAAAGTAGAGAATCATTAGAGAGATCATGGGCGTCGGAAGAAGCGACAACTGGGCCtgcacaattaaaaaaagattcatCGGTGGCACATTTAATCTCTACTAAAGCAAATGAAGAACAGCTTGCATCCACTAAAGAGCGTCAAACTAGAGATCAAttcaaagaaattttagaatcggatataaaatttcaaaagaagACCTTGGATTTATACAGTCCTAGTTCTCCAGCACTTTCTCAAAAATCGcaa gATGTAGAAGGATCTAGTGGGAGTAACTCTTACAATTCTCTCCTttgtgagaaaaataaaacagaaacgTCAGATGAGCTATTAATTCCTATAACTGGAATACCTTTGCAATTAACAAAGCTACGTGATACTAAACATGCGGCAAATGAAAAGATAGACGATATTTTGAATAAAGTACATTTGGAAGATAAGGATTCTGTTCACAGTTTTGACGTTACAGCTACTGATAATCTATTTGATGACATTTCAATAAATGAATCGTGCTCAAAATTACATACGTCAGAAAATATGGATATTTTTGCAGAGTATAAATCGGAGAAATCATGTGGTAAACAGCACGCTGTAAATTCTATTGAAAGGCCAGTAACACATACGAATGACGATGAAGTGaatgaagaaaagaattcACTTAAACTCATTCCTAAACAATTCTTAATTCGTCGTACTAACGAGCAAGTAAAATCGAAGCGTGTTTTAGAAACATCATTGCAGAGCCCCGCTCAACATGCGGCAGCCCTACTGacgatacaaaaaaaattgttagaatcacacgcattaaaaaatgataacgaCGAATACACGACCGACGAACAAGCGGACCACTTTACACACAAATATAGCATAGCGAGTAATAGCGGAATCGACAGCACGTTATTAGACACAACTAACTTTTCTGTGGTTTCCAAATCTTCAGTAATAACGATACGACAATCAAAATCTCCGACATCGGAAAAGGCGGTTTCTATTCGGTCCGAACAATCTGACAGCTACGACAGAGAGAGCAAAAACAATGACATTAAGAGATATAAGGCTAATCGAAATGTTAGTGACACTGACGCTTCATTAGATGTACAATCTCTTATCCGGGAACACAGGAAAAGAAGTCCTGGTAAAAAagacaatgaaaaatattcgcATGACAAagacagaaaagaaaagaaaactgacGACGCAGAAAAATTCGATAGAAGGGACATGAAAGGCTCCAAAGATTTTGCAGATCGAAGAAGATCGAGTCCTTCGGgacgaggaaaaaagagaagaagcaGAAGCCCGTACGTATCGTGGGAACAACAAAGGAGTAGAAGTGGCAGCCCCGGTCACAGCTGGAGCAGAAGTCGCAGTAAAAGTCCAAAAAGGAAGGATGAGGCCTCTACTAGTACGCGTGACAGAGATAAAAAACGGGAAAGATACGACGATGAGCGATCTGGTAAATCGAGATcagatgaaagaaaagaaagatacaCGCGGTCTCCACCACCACCACGCTTCGGTTACAATgaag ataactttaaaaaatatggcCCTTCTAAGCACAATAGGGACGACTGGAGTAGAAGAAAGCACGACAATGTCGACAGAGATCACGAAAAGGATACTAGAATGTATGATCCAATGGAGATTTTGAGAGAAAGAACAGTAGAATCGGAGAAATATAGAGATAATag aTTTCATACGGAAGAATTGGATCATACGTTTTGGCAATATGAAAATAGCTGTGTTTTAAGAGACGGTAACGAATCGATTGATTCGTACACCGTCGGACAAGATTTACCCCTTGAATATGACGATCGAACGTATTATAGAGAAGGAAGTTTGGACAGGGATACGGTACAATCTTCGCCACAATCGCAATCAAAATATAAGAAAAG GTTTAATACAAGAAGGGAACGACAATGGGAGAAAGACAAAGATCATACGGATTTGGATCGTCACGGGCATTTAAGACCGAGATTACGAAATCGAACGCCTCCCCGTCTCAGGTATTCGCCTATGCGCCAAGTTTCAGAACGATTTCGACGAAAATCCAGATCACGCTCGAGATCTTGGTCTCCATTACGATCGCGAACACGATCTAGATCAAGATCGGATTCGCGTTCTAGATCAGCTTCTAGATCAAGATTTAGGATGAGATCGCAATCGAGATCAAGAAGTAGATCTCCATTTGATATGAGATTAAAAGACAAATCTGCTTCTATGTCGAGATTAAGAAGCCCGGAACAATTTAGAACATCTGCAGTGCGATCTTCTAg atcTCCTTCACTCGGAAGGGATAGGCTAAACGaaattgaaagagaaagaaacgacgatgatgaaaataaaaaattcaacgatTGTAGTGAAAGAGGTAGACGCATTGAAACTATTGTTCAAACGGGAGTTATACCAGGAACGAACATTTTGGACTCagaaatgaatattaatagcGTGGATACAGCTGCTCCAAATTTCCAATATTCAAATGAGATTGAAGGTGGAAATGAGTATTAttatacagaaaataatttaacttatcCTCCTTGTATGGACGAATCATCTACGAGTTCGCCAAAACGTTTATCTCTCGATGATAG GTTAGAATTAGAATTAGGtattaaaaaacaacaaaaggATTCTGTTATTGCCTCGGAATATTCTTCTAATTTCAATTCTAATGTCATCACATATTCATCTCCACCTCCACAACAACCACAACAGATGATGTATAGACAGCAGCCTACAGTTGTACAA GTTGGAAATGTCTTGCAAGTTGTTCCTGCTGATTTTAATGGAGTACAATCTGCACGTCGGGAAATGTCCGTTTCAGCCGCGACTCCGCCTGTACGATCCGGATCCAGTCAAGTTGTTCGCGTAGGTAATGTCTTACAAGTAGTACCTACGTCTGTAGATTGGAGTAATAGCAGCAAGAGCAACAACAGTAACAGCGGCGGCAGTAGCAATCAGTCTTCGTCAACTACAGATCAATCAAGTGGAGTTTTATATTCTTCAACAGTCCCGGCACCCTCGCCCTCGACATCTTCGATTTCTATGTCTGTACCCATCCCCGTTCCGGTTCCATTGCCTGTACCACCAGCCTTACCTGCCGCGGCGAACACCCATGCTCCTGTCGCAAATATACCATCTGCTACTCCATTGCCGTTGTCATTGCCAATACCTGTTCCTGTGCCAGTCCCGATACCTGCCGCGACAGTGACATCGTTCTCGAGGAACGAGGTACAAa AATCTTGCATTACAGAGGTAGTTCAACCCGTATATAATTACGAAGCCATACTCGAAACGCGGCGTAAAGAACGAGAAGAGCGCAAACGATTACGTGAATTacgtagaaaagaaaaggaacgCAGAAGAATAGAACGTGTTAATCGACGAGCTCTCCGATTATTGGAAAAGAACAATACATCGCGACAAGCGAGTGGAGTTTTGTTAGATCAACGTAAAGGTGCGATCGTGGATCCATCAGTTTTAAAAGCGTTGAAAGAAGGAGATGAACAAGCTGAATCACCACCAGTAAATCctgtaaaagaagaagaggcaTTGACGTCGATTAAAGAAGAATATGAGGATGCCGCCGTAGACGaagatgatgatgatgatgatgacgaaGGCGAAGCTGAGGCTGAGGCggacgatgacgacgaagaggaagaggaagcgGAAGATGAAGACGAGGATGACGATGATGAGAAATTACAAGCGATTAATCAGCGAATTGAAATTGACGAAACGATGACAACGTTCAGTGACACGAATAAAGATCAggcaaatattgaaattaaaagagaatgGCCCGAGTTACCGCCTCCGCCATTGAAAGGCATTTTGGTTGTACCAGGATTTAg gAGAGATACGATTCCCAATGGTAATTTGAATGATCCAGATGCAGACGACAGTATCAAAGAAGATAGCGACAAAGATGaggaaatagataaaaataatgaatacgACGAAGACGTAGGATTGGATACCAAAtctagtaaattaaaattaaataagataaaaagaaataaaaaatcagtTCAATTTGCTGATGGCATAAAACCTGGCGAAGGAACCAGTCCTAGTGGTGGCGAAGGCGATATGCCTTCCCCACCTCCTCCTAAGGGAACAGGTTTCCGCGATGGTCTCGGAGATTtaagaaagaacaaaatttataGCTCGCGAAAGAGcagaaaacaagaaaaaagagTGAGATCAccaaagacaaagaaaaaagtcAAG gtaaaaataattaagttgaAAAAACCACGCATCACTCCATTGACAGCGATGATGATGGATGACTCCGATGAAATGGACGATCGTTCACCACCTCCGCCGCCTCCTGGTTCTCCACCTCCACCTCATCTCTGGCCCAGTTATCTTTCGATCTACAATACAACAGTTCGAGCAATTGAACAATCACAAAGTACGACTACAAGTTTAGCATCCCTTCAAGCTCCACCACCGCCAACTCCATTGCCTCTTTTAATTCCGCCTCCACCTTTGAATTATACCATTCAACCTTGCAGTAAATCTTAA